DNA sequence from the Callospermophilus lateralis isolate mCalLat2 chromosome 2, mCalLat2.hap1, whole genome shotgun sequence genome:
ACATACCTGCCTGCCTTTAAAGAAATCCTTCAAAGTTTCCTGATGTTTCTGGATCTGCTGCTGCAATGCTGTTTGTCTCTGTAAAAGCAATTCTTCCTGGGCTTTTTGGCTATATTGTAGAACTTCTTTTTGTAGATCCATCTGCTTCTGAAGACCCATCTTATCTTGCTGTGCTAAGACAGGCTGTGAAAGTCTAGACTGAAATCTTGGAATTGTAGAATCACTTGAAGGAGCTGCGTGTCCATTTTTAGGTGAATACAATTCACAAATGCTTTCAGATTTAGCTTCTGCAAAAGGTagtggaatgaatgaatgctcTAATTCCTTAGATTGAAACAAAGAAGAGAGGTCATGCTCAGCATATTCACTTTTGTTTAACTGACTTTGTTTGTTTAAAAGCAGTTCTTCCTGAGGTTTTTCATTAGAATTTACCATGCTCCTTTCTAGGTAAAACTGTGCTGTCAAATTATTTTGCTGAGGCAGAATAGGTTGTGAAAAACTCAAAAGCCTGTCTTGTGATCTTACGGTTTCAGTATCACCAATTTTGGTGGCAGAAGATTTTTGCATTCTTTCAGAGTTAGTAGCAGGCAATGTTTCCTGGGAAAGGAATGAAGAGGAACTAATTTGCTCAGATGATACCCTTTTCTCCAATTTACTTAATCTTTGCAAAAGCAGTTCTTCTTGGACTTCCTGGCCAGATCGAATGACTTTCCTTTGTGTATCTAACTGCTGCTGAAGCACCTTCATATCACCATGGTGAGGTTGGATAAAATCCTTCAAAGATACTTTTTCCTCAAATTTACGTTGTCTGGGCAACACAAACTCTTTCTGAGTTTTCTCAATAGAAGGAAGGGAAATTGTCTGTGCATTCAACTGTTCCTGAAGTGCAATCGAATTATCTTGTTGAGTTAAAACAGGTGGTGATAAACCCCAGAGCCTATCAGGCAATTTTTGCATCTCAGAATGACTTGAGGAAATTATACTATCACTGATAGTTGGACAAAGTTCTTGGGTTCTTTCAGATTCAGTAGGAGATAAAGATAGCAGTAGTGAGGAAGAGGTCCCCACCTGCTCAGGGGACATCCTTCCCTTCCACCTACCCTGTTTATCTAAAAGCATTTCTTTCTGAGCTTCCTGTCTAGATTGAAGGAAGGCTTCCCTCTGTGTAGCTAACTGTTCTTGAATTGCCTTCAAATTATCTTGTTGAGGCTGGATACATTGTGATATCTTCAAAAGTCTATCCTGCAATTCTGGAATCTGTAAATGCCTGGAGGGAACTTTACTATCACTATCTGTTGAAAGAGGTTCAGGGATTATAACAGAGTCAGCAGAGGGGAAGGAAGTAAATGAAAGTTGTCTTAATTGGGGTATGAAGGAAGACAAGCCAGTCTGGTCAGAAGATGTATTTTCTTGGGTTTTCTGGCTGAAATGAAAATCCTCTTTCTCTGTGTCTAGCCATTCTTGGTGCTCCTCCAAATTATCTTGTAGAGGTAGTATATGTTTTGAAATTCTCAAAAATCTTTCCTGAAATCTTGGGATCTTAGAATGGCTTAAGGGAAATGTATTGTCACTCTTAATTGACATAAACTCCTGTGATCTTTCAGATTCAGCTACCTGGGATACAGGTAAAGAGATACCAGTCTGTTCAGAAGAAATTTTTCTCTTCAATTCATTTTGTTCAGGTACAAATTCCTGAGTTTGTACTACTTGTCCAGCATCAAGTACTACCCTCTGTATGTGTGACTGTTCCTGGAATGTTGTCAAATTTTCTTGTCGTGGCAGGATATGGTATGGAAAACTGAGAGACTTATCCTGAAGAGCTGGGATCATCAAATCACTAGGAGGAGTTATATTCTCCTCCTCAGATAAATAAAGTTTCTGAACTCTCCTAGGCTCAGCTTTAGCAGAAACCTGCAAGTCATCTGAATGTGGAGCAACCATTGTTGAGTATGAAGAACTCACCTGCCCAGATTTATCATCCCCCAAATCCCTTTGTCTGTGGAAAAGTAAGTCCATCTGAGCATCATGTCTGGCCTGAAGAGTATCCCTCTGTGTAGTCAGCTGTTCTTGGAGCAACTTTAGACTATCATGCAGAGGTCGGAACTGTTGTAGAAAACTTGAAAACCCATCCTGAGATTCTGGGATTTCAGATTGGTTTGAGAGAAGTCCTTTTTCACTCTTGGAGAATTGCTGCTCCTGTATTTTCCCAGATTTTCTATCTGCAAAAGGTAGTGAAGAACGTGTATGCTCAGTTACCTGATGTGGCAGAGAAGAAGGCTCGGCCTGTGCATAACTTATTTTTCCATCTAACTCACTTTGCTTAGGTATGAataagacttcctgggcttcccgtCTAGCCTGAAGGTTATCTCTTTGAACATTCAACTGTTCTTGGAGAAGTTTAGAGTTATTTTGCTGTGATAAGATAGGTTGTGAAAAACTCAAAAGCCTATCCTGAAGGCCTGAGATCACAGGATCACTTGAGGAAAGTGTagtagtattcttggttggagaaGATTCTTGGATTTTCCCTGATTCAGCTTTGGCAGAAGGCAGTGAAGTAAAAACATCTGGAGTTACCAGTGGGAGGAATACAGGGCGTCCAATTTGTTCTTCCAATTCTTTCTGTTTGGACAAAAGCAATTGCTCCTGAGCTTCCTGTCTTGCCTGAAGGACTTCCTTCTGTAGTTCTAATTGTTTCTGGAGAGACTTCAAATTATCTTGCTGGGCTGTGATAGTCTCTGGGGATGACAAAGGTCGATCATGCATTTGGCTGATTTCAGAATGACTTACAGAAACTGAACTTCTATTCACTGTTTCCTGAACTTTTCCAGATTCAACTTTAACAGGAGGAATACTAAAAGAGCCCTCGGGTAGGAATAAAGAAGTTTCAGTTAGCCTGGAAGATAAATTTTCACTGTTCTCTGATAATATTTGCTGGGAATCTAAAGTCTGAGAGGTTGTTGCCATAGATGTTTTAGATATTTTTCTAGTATCCTGTAATTCCACTGGCCTATCATGTGACAAAGCTCTTGAAAGTATGTGAGAAACTTCAGGAATCAATTCATAGTCACTCTGTTGTGTTTCAGTTTGAGAGGATTGTCTTAGATATTTTTGTGATTCCAAAGACTGCTTGGCTAAAACATCTGAAGTGCTTAATATTTCTGTTGTTTTCACCTGTCCTTGTGGAAAGTGATTTTGTCTCAGTACCTGAATATGATCTTGTTCTAATTTTGAGAACTGTATGGATTGCATAGGTTGATATTTGTTATGACTCTGACTTTGATCCCAGTGCTCTGATACAGCAGTGGGTTTTTCAGATTTCCATAGTGGTACTGATATAATAGGATCAGAAATCAATGATGACGCTGATGTGGATGGGTACCTTCTTTTTAATATAGTTTGATATTCAAGTAATTGTTTCCTGGCTGTTTCAACAGATTGCCTATGTAacctaccaaaaacaaacaaacaaaaattaatattactttttagttaaaaaaaaaaaagccccacattttcaagtgtttttatattacatttaaacaacaacaaaaaaatagcaACCTAGGGTTGGTCATAATCATGGTGGAAAAGGAACAATATTATACTTCCCTGAGAAAAATGCTAAAGGAATTCCAATTAGATCTTCATATAAACCAAATAATAAATCCCAAAGATGGAGCTTACTGTCACATAGAAATGATACCCTAGCTAATACCTGTTTTGTTGTAAAAGCTGTTGTTGATAGTCGTGGATCATCTGCCTATGACTGTTGTCATCAGCAACCAAAGTGCATGGTGCAGAAGCAGTGCTAACCTAAGAAAAGACAGAGCTACTAATTAAAAGGCAAATTCAGGAACAAACACTAAAGTATCTTATATAAACTCAAATTCTATAGTTGTAGATTTCCATATagctttttatattcttttttaataaaaagacTGACACTTTTATAAGAAGTAAGAAATGAAGTAATCACCGTTCTGTTTCAAATCCAAAAGTTCCACAAATACATGACACACAAGTCATAGTCATGTCTATGCTGGCATCCCAGAGAAACTAAAAGCAGAGAGCCATTAGGTTGGTACacactttttatatatacattattACAAGTATAACAATTAAACATTTTACTTTTCTGAATGCTAGGACTGTTCATATTTTCAATATTGCCCCCCAATGATTTATGCAGTGACAAGATTTCTGGCATCCTACCCCAGAGTGttgagctttttttcttttttcttcttctagctGAGCCCTGAAGCAATCAGTTTCTAATCTTAACTTCTGTTGTTCAATTTGTTCAAGTAATTCCAACTGCTTTTGTTTCTGCTCTTCTATTTCCATTATCTAGGTAATAAAAATACTATTGGTCTATTAACAACAAACTCATATAAAAGAAAAGTTAATATGTGTTACAGTAACAAGAAATAGTTCTCATCACCAAGAATACCTATTGACCACAACTGGTGCTTTATCTGTTAGTGGCACTGTCAAAGGAAGGGTGGAAGTATAagatgggaaaggaggaaaaaaaatgaaaagaagggtAAAGCATAAGAAGGAGTAAACACATTAACTATTCTGTTTTATAGGAGTACAAGGAGAGCCTGATCGCCACTGAAGGACCTCCTCCAGAGAAGCAGCAAGCAGTGTGGTcaaattctattttacatctttaatTTTACATTGTTCCCAGTATAAATGACTGAagaaattaaatattgaaacccCCACAGCACTCTGATTTCTTAGGAATACCCATTAAGAGAGAAGTTATCTAGAAGCCAAAGGACTAGTCTGTTTTGTTGCCTGTCAAATGTACCACCTTGAAAAGTTCCTGATTCACAGAATACTGAATGAAAAAGTGGGAAAAGGCACAGATGTATTTTGCAAAGAGGAATGTTTTGACCTAATACTTTACTTATACCTAATCAGGCAATAGTGGCTATATGGAGTGGTGTTCCTGTCCTCGTCTTACTTTCCTTCACATAGGATCCACTGAATTTATATTGTTGACAGTTCCATAGCACCTCTAGAACTGTATTGTCAATACACATCATTGTTTACATTTAcatgaattaaaattaaaattaaaaatttaatactTCAGCTTGCACTAGCCACTTTAAGGACTCACAGCTCAAGGGGCTTGTAGCTACCACACTGGACAGATATGGAATATTTCCATCAAACAAAGTCCTACTGGACAATGCTGTTCTAGAATATCTGAGAATAAATACCAACTCAGAATTCTCACTCCCCAGCTATATTTCTGCGAAAAACTATACCTATAAACTGGCTTAGGAATAATTTAGCCTCCTTCAAGGTAATCTGTATTTAAAAAATCACTTATTAAAAGTAGAATAGAGACCAAATTTACAGTTAAGGAAGTTGAACTTAAAATTTTTCCTCTTAATACTACTTTTCAAAAGTTTTGGAGGGTTACAAAGCCCATCTAATGTCTAATATTATGACAAAGACTcattaaatcaataaatatttatcaagtaCTTACTCTGTACAAAGGATTATATCAGAAATTATGTAGAATAAACTATTTTAAAGACAAcaatttccctttttaaaaacCTTATAGATTTCATAGGGAATATAAGATGTATACAAAGCACAAAATACAAAGAAGACACAGTAAGTGTCAAATGAATAGCACAAGTAAAGACAATGCATTTTATCAGTTGAGTGTTTATCACAAGGTAGAAAACATGACATCAAAACCAGCCAGATACTAAGACAAATTACATGGGTCAAACAAAGCTGAGTACCTAGGAGAAGAAAAActgtaaaatattttcaattaccTGTTTCTGCCTTGCTGACATTCTAACTCTGACCGCTTCTTCTTGAGGATGAAGTAGAACTGAACTCTGAGCTAGAGTTGTGACAGATGGAACTGCACTTGTTTCTATGAGAATccccaaaacaaaaataagttttaaaaatttagaattttGACTCTGCTATTAATacccttccatttatttattacatGTAATTTTACTGGGAAAAGATGTGAAGAGTTAAACAAGTTTAATCTaaattgtggggaaaaaaaataccTTCTTCCTTTTTGGCATCTGTTTGGCATGAAAGTGATTTGTCTTCACTACTAAGTGGTCCAGACTCAATTGTCAGTATGTCACTTCCAACAACTGTAATAGACAGTATCATTGATATTATGACTATATCATCAGATCAAGCTTAAAGAGGGCAAACTAACACAAATCTACACTCAGATTAAGCATTCAATTTTGGTCTACCTGAACGTCTTACTTAAAGATCTGATCATCATCTTTTTTgggggcactagggattgaacccagggatgctctatcactaagctacatccccaaccctttttattttgagacagggtcttgataagttgctcaggctgccctccaatttgcaatcctcctgtttcagcctcccaagtcactgggattacaagcatgtcccACCCCACCTGGCTAAGATCCAGTCACTTTTTGACGACTATATATGTATCCACTTGTATTATTCAAAGTTAATATAACAAGACAAATGAAAGACTAAatgtaagaaaaaggaaaaagtgaaGAACTGTTTGAAAAGGTATGCTGGCAAGATTTTCAAATACAATGGAAAAGcataaaaggtagcagaataatgAGCATGATAgcaacattaaaaaagagaagataAAGAAATATCAGGATCTTTGATGCATTTCAAACTAgaatttttttattatctgtaaaaCCAAAGCagagaagaaatttaaaacagtGTATTTTTATCATATAAGGGTAGCCAACACTCTGCATGGAGCACCCATTTACTTTCTCATTTTTTCATTAGGCATCCACACACATGCTTGAAGCTGGAGACATGGTGAATGAGAAAAGACCTCAATGAAGTTTTTCAGGTTGAGTGAGGGATTAGAAACATAATTATCACAGAAAAAATTATAAAGGTAGAAATTATGATTGGCACTGTCAGGAAAATGAGGGGCTATATAATAAAGATAATATTAAATTAATGGATCAGATATGATTTATCTGAGGAAATGGCCTTTAAGCATAAATTTGAAAGGTGAGGAAAAATCAGGCAGGTAAAGTATGTCGGGAGGTAAGAGAGCTATCCAAACAGATCAGCAGGTATAAAAGGCCCTGTGAGGATAAAAACAACTTGGCTCATTCAAGGAACTGAAAGAGACCCATGTGCCTGGGGTGTAGTCAGGCAAGTGGAGGAATGAAGCAAGGTAAGAACAGAGAAAGCCTACCCAAACAGGGCCCCCTTTGAAATAACTTTGCTATGGACTGAATATTAGGGTTCCTTTGCTTTAGATTCCAAAACCCCATTCTCTTCTATTTCTCTGGTCACTCCCCTTTAATAACTTTACAGTCTGTCCTTTCTCTAGCCATCTTCTAGATGCCAAAATCCCTCAGGTGACCTTATAAGCCCTCTTttctcactgaattctttcatatGTCAGATATGATCAAAGGAAACCAGAATAACATTAGCTTTCTGGCTGTAtcaaaggaattaaaatattacaAGTTATCAAACTGTGAAAGATTATATGAAAAACAGGTATAGGGTAAGGGAGGATATGAGAGTTCGGTTTGGAACAAATTTAAGATGTTATTAGATATGTAAGGGAAGATGTCAAATAGTCAAATAAATGAGTTGAATTCAAAGGGAGGCCAAGCTTAGAAACATGCTCTCTGGATCACATTAATATATAGATGATCAACTAAGgagttctgttttattttttgatccTGGGAATTGAGCACAggtccttgcacgtgctaggcaagcactctaccaccaagctacattcccagtccatttaaaaattttactgaGACCAAGTTTCCCAGAATGGTCTTGAACCTGAGAtttttctacctcagcctcccaagtagggaGTTTTGatacagagaaaatatttaagaaagagCTCTGGAGATAAGGACTAGTGGTTATTTAAATGGATAAAtagtgaaggaaatgataaaggaGGAACCAGTAAGAAATGAAAACCAAGAGAAGGTGGAGTGAAGAGGCCAACCAAAGGACACATTTCAAGGTTTCCTGATAGCCTGCTAGCAAAACATTTTCATACAATTTAATCACATCTCATTTGCTCATACATAATTGAAGAAGATATAGTTAGTATGATCTTTGTAATTTCTAAAAACATACTAAATCTTACTTCCTACTATCATCTCAGTTTTCAACATACTAAATAAGTAGCCTatctattataaaaaaaaaaaatctttaaaaggaaacaaatctctGATGGGAATGTAAAAGAAAGCCACAACACATTCAAAAGTATTTAACATAGTCTTATCTTTTCATTAAGAACTACTTCTTTCAAAAGCTCTTCCTAAGGAAATAAAAAGACTTCACTAGaaatacccccccacacacaatgaGAGACAGCCTCAATATCTCAGCAAAGGGGACTGGTTAATTTTGGTTCATCAGTTACGCTGGAATTTATAAATGCaaacataaatacatatatgtaaataaataaataagcaaaataatacAATAAAAGTGGTCTAAGAGATTCACTAAGGTTTTCAACATTTGATTGTTGCCCTCAAGTACTGGGATATGTTTCTTAATTTTGACCTCTAGTCTGAGTTTTCAAGTTTGAGCATAATTTTGAACAACTTAAGAAGGGTTTATGTGTTATACAAAGAAGAAATCTAGTAGAGACAACCACCTTGTTCCTGCTCAGAAGATTTTCTTTCTTCACAGGCAACTGTTCCTGATTCAATTGTTGGTGCTCTACTCTCAATTTCACTTATAGTCGTAATCATTTCACTTTCATCCTCAGACATGGATTTAATTGTCCAGAGAGATTTTTGGCTTCGAATCCtatttaacaattttttaaaaagaattcttgAAGGGACCTGTTGGGTCTTCATTGCCAAGGTGActaaaaggaaaaacaagaacaaaaactcAAAGATAAAAAACAACTTATTCAGTATCTACCATATGCAGTCAAattgttctatctttatgttcaTTTACTGCTATAACCTCTACTTAAAAGCACAACATTATTTACAATTTGCAGTAATACAACAATGCTACTTGATTCCAATCATAATTCTATAaccaagaatgattttttttccaacttAATAAAGGTACCAAAATTCAACTATTTTCCAACAATATGCATGTAACACAAATTCTAAGCTAAGAGTATTTATTATGCTTGTTAAATGATGACAGACTGAATATCTCCTAATTAACCTGTGGGTAAGGTTAGTTTTTGAAATACATGCTGTAAGGTTCTATATACTCTGCACTACAGTATGGTCACAAACATAGgctacagaagaaaacatcactTTATAACCTTAAGAGAAAATCAATTCCTCCCAAGTTATTCTTGTTACTATCTGGGGAAACTTTCTCTTCCATCTACCTTCATAAAGAGATCCTGTTGGTTATCAAAAAACaaggtaataataatttaaacattTGTCCACATAGACTGATAGTAAAATGCTAAAACTCAATACTAAATTAACAATTCTCTATGGAAATTGTGgtacaaatacatatttctttggcTTAATAAGGAATAAAATTTAAGAATATCTACAAAGGTTGAAAACTAGCCAACTATATTTCTGTATGACCCAcatttaaagaacatttttttctgaGTTATAACTTATTAACAATAAAATGCACAAAACCTAAGTGTGCATACAATTTAATGAGTTTTCAGATATTAACACCATCCAGATCATGACATAAAACATTTCCAGAGCCTAGAAGTGTCTTCATATCCATTCCAGTCAACATGCTGTGAAAATAACCACTATTTTAACCTCAAAGCCACAGATTAGTTTTGCCTATTGTTTGTTTTTCAACTTCATAAAACATGGAAATCATATACTTGAGTAATCTTTTCTGGCTATCTTCTTTGAATCACCATCAGTCTGTGATCcattcattttgaaaaatatggattagttgctaaaatttaaaaataaagatttaataaacaatgaaattcctagatgactttttttttcttttaaagagacaGGGTCTATGTTGCCCAGAATGGCTctgaattcctgggctcaagcccctcctgcctcagtctcccagcaGCTAGGAATACAGATGTATACCATAATGTCCAGTTCCCTTGCTTTTATGAAAAATGAAAGGATCTGATAACATGAAGTCAGCATCCTAAAATGGAATCTGTAGGAACTGAAGAGTGACTATTCCTTCAGAACTTCCAATTCTGACAAACTAGAAATGTAAATGACACCTCCaatgaaaataagtaaaaaagctagatgaaatggtaaaaatatctttttaaagaaCTTGCTGATCTGGCAGAAGCCAGAAATGAAATTTAAGTGGGAACCCTAGAAAGTCAAATGAGCCCTGAAACCATCTTCCACCAAATTTATGCCAAAGCCAAAATACAGCAACCTTATACTTGTTTGAATAGCAATGTTGACAGAGAAGAAGAGAAGGATAAAACCTAGAGACCCTACCTGAAGAGTTCAATAGGAGACCTATGTAAAGAGTTACATCCACAGTATAGGGTGCAAATGACAAGAAAAGCCTCAATGGCTTTAAACAAGGGTAATACCAGGAgagttggggggtgggggtgggggtggagaaggccatttaatgaAAAGAATTTGGCCTTTAAAGAGATatggaaaatgggagttcatatcccacttgaatcaaagtgtgaaatatgatatatcaagaactatgtaatgttttgaacaaccaacaataaaaattaattaaaaaaaataaaaataaaattaaaaaaaattaaaaattaaaaaaaagagatatgGAAGTAGAAAAGGGAAGTGTTAAACGTAACTCCCACTGGTTTGACTTCGTAACTGCAAACTGTGGTACCATTACTAACTaatataagaaaggtaggaagataagatgtaggcaggagATAATGATAAATTTATTGCTAGACACTGAGTTttaagccaaactaaaataaagttCACGATGTTGGAGATAAGATAAAATTCAGAAGATGAAATGTTGTGCTATTCATCACTATACATGAAGTACCCAGTAGTAATTAAACAAAGGATGATTTTCTAAaatctaaaaacaaaagaaatctgACTCCAGTGACTTCAGAATTGAGCATTTCACTCAATAACCTAAAGAACTCCAAAATACCTACACATATGAATACAATAGCTTTCGTACCAGGTACATGAAGCAGATCTCTAATGAAAAATATACGAAAACATCATTTCATCTTGCCAACATTCCCATtagtattagaaattatttgcatTTAAATTACACCAGATTTTCCTATTGATAAatgattcacatttttttttctgtgaaatatTGTAATAGTCAGCTCAGAAGGTGCTTTTACCGTCTATTTCACTAGGAGATATTATTTCAGCTTCTTTTCCTTGAAGGTTCTCAGTTTCACCTGCATTATCTTGTTCCATTGAAAGGTCTAGTTCTTCATCTTGGATCTGATCAGTCACAGCAGGCAAAGGCTCTGGTTCA
Encoded proteins:
- the Cep295 gene encoding centrosomal protein of 295 kDa isoform X1, whose product is MKRKVNAGKLRLSPNEEALILKEDYERRRKLRLLQVREQEKDIALQIREDVKQRRNQHFSRLAEELRTEWKESQTQKIRNLEKLYLASLRNMGEGHRQAKENEPDLDALARRAAERKRKADIRHQEALKIQKNQKEILMKQKTWHIKARKEALLVEKKRSAKITSRPPPPPTLFENIEVKRISSTKTSSSTYHHISTLVNREMVTKQPDAHLAAEEEAKRLEELQKQAAQERMEQFEKAHVRGFQAMKKIHLAQNQEKLMKELKQLQQEDLARRRQTVAQMPPQLVELPYKRNEMKEDWQRELEFAFEDMYNADRKVKGNLILHLEPEPLPAVTDQIQDEELDLSMEQDNAGETENLQGKEAEIISPSEIDVTLAMKTQQVPSRILFKKLLNRIRSQKSLWTIKSMSEDESEMITTISEIESRAPTIESGTVACEERKSSEQEQGVVGSDILTIESGPLSSEDKSLSCQTDAKKEEETSAVPSVTTLAQSSVLLHPQEEAVRVRMSARQKQIMEIEEQKQKQLELLEQIEQQKLRLETDCFRAQLEEEKRKKAQHSGVSTASAPCTLVADDNSHRQMIHDYQQQLLQQNRLHRQSVETARKQLLEYQTILKRRYPSTSASSLISDPIISVPLWKSEKPTAVSEHWDQSQSHNKYQPMQSIQFSKLEQDHIQVLRQNHFPQGQVKTTEILSTSDVLAKQSLESQKYLRQSSQTETQQSDYELIPEVSHILSRALSHDRPVELQDTRKISKTSMATTSQTLDSQQILSENSENLSSRLTETSLFLPEGSFSIPPVKVESGKVQETVNRSSVSVSHSEISQMHDRPLSSPETITAQQDNLKSLQKQLELQKEVLQARQEAQEQLLLSKQKELEEQIGRPVFLPLVTPDVFTSLPSAKAESGKIQESSPTKNTTTLSSSDPVISGLQDRLLSFSQPILSQQNNSKLLQEQLNVQRDNLQARREAQEVLFIPKQSELDGKISYAQAEPSSLPHQVTEHTRSSLPFADRKSGKIQEQQFSKSEKGLLSNQSEIPESQDGFSSFLQQFRPLHDSLKLLQEQLTTQRDTLQARHDAQMDLLFHRQRDLGDDKSGQVSSSYSTMVAPHSDDLQVSAKAEPRRVQKLYLSEEENITPPSDLMIPALQDKSLSFPYHILPRQENLTTFQEQSHIQRVVLDAGQVVQTQEFVPEQNELKRKISSEQTGISLPVSQVAESERSQEFMSIKSDNTFPLSHSKIPRFQERFLRISKHILPLQDNLEEHQEWLDTEKEDFHFSQKTQENTSSDQTGLSSFIPQLRQLSFTSFPSADSVIIPEPLSTDSDSKVPSRHLQIPELQDRLLKISQCIQPQQDNLKAIQEQLATQREAFLQSRQEAQKEMLLDKQGRWKGRMSPEQVGTSSSLLLSLSPTESERTQELCPTISDSIISSSHSEMQKLPDRLWGLSPPVLTQQDNSIALQEQLNAQTISLPSIEKTQKEFVLPRQRKFEEKVSLKDFIQPHHGDMKVLQQQLDTQRKVIRSGQEVQEELLLQRLSKLEKRVSSEQISSSSFLSQETLPATNSERMQKSSATKIGDTETVRSQDRLLSFSQPILPQQNNLTAQFYLERSMVNSNEKPQEELLLNKQSQLNKSEYAEHDLSSLFQSKELEHSFIPLPFAEAKSESICELYSPKNGHAAPSSDSTIPRFQSRLSQPVLAQQDKMGLQKQMDLQKEVLQYSQKAQEELLLQRQTALQQQIQKHQETLKDFFKGRQASKLLVENVLKTQKMEQLREWLPHIQDLTRNDQQSIRDADKSNSDDNWLFSEDGSAKQSGEHLDKEPGRRTSKPPVARVKSGLDLNQHELSAIQEVESPPSGRTSIPGNQNFYQDRDPMRVSISREQIFFGSPVARVPVGCLQPAVQESVCSSDGDETVKVKESDVENHAILSYALEEEEHTHLDPAVKPDDQTDKRIFHEPLSSVTLSTGSFISYENTDLSLTDPESFSEHMDYREQKSTSSKEEEMDILSSIIPSTRVIYHQQNSSDVHKSLLPAVEEFTSGHTHFQQTTNKYINEADLRPEKTDLQVDLDFPELEHIFPNLHRQLFKPLEPHPDFDLSSLSSGISQDDRNFYQTSDLSSERHSATAPKSTVSFTALRKASLHPFFNTSLNQPPDLNLAQGAAQSFATDDIEGSEQSFQQLLPEFSSQEGSQHADLPSIFSIEARDTSQGMENQNYPSKEQTEILQNKKKSVHFQVSRGNLNSTHSSSDEANVFHQLQVQHSTPCSSSSSECLIKHEQESRRERWDFEELSKKDVLTVLPSQGVTEDENETCGVLATDPHVEIDSQLCVRTAEMGTSVQTPHSLSIQNEKYFENSIKTETPQVINLSQIAQSESLKSSGSFSLQSSIPIWETESGHGIMEEPELTLVSTSDISIIEAEFANLSLEDKNEGKGYLQVNEFIPSKTENSDHPVIPEFSMQKSTESTETLPKCTMAGSLQEAFVKRKKSFLERSYQRQKEIRNKSKLTENSQIKTVKEKQCTGSSVSRLKGINKVKMNFPEERKNAHTLMHQRALRLYNQLAEVKQQKVEKAKQEAYAQNRERAKEFHKRTLEKLRAKNTG